The following coding sequences lie in one Xanthomonas hortorum pv. pelargonii genomic window:
- a CDS encoding DUF3375 domain-containing protein, with the protein MKVRARIARYRSLRDDPLWKLLAADHAPEVIGLLQALLLDGERLLPAAVLHERLQRLLDDINAEHLARDLPRTAQAYVAHWLAQGWLERRLPEGAQQEEYELSTQAAQAIRFVDGLEHSRGAATESRLALVMQQLAQLAALTETNPDARLSALRDERDRIDAEIARVSAGKVASLDGKRALERTRQVIALADELTEDFRRVRDDFEQLNRQFRERIIDDEGERGEVLTRLFEGVDVIGDSEAGRSFQAFWALLNDAEQSAQLDAALETVLARAFARKLDRRERSFLRGLTGTMLERGGQVHDVMQHFARSLRGFVQSRGYLEQRRLNRLLKQAQAEALTLREHIPAQRLIGRSLMLTTSRLRSLAQWRLHDPRQQQVDGSVQRNEAAAISLDSVGDLVAQSEIDFRSLRRDLFELLATQPQLSIAQALTQRQATQGLGSVIGYLSLGTRHGVVSGDQFEVAQWRGSDGQLRRARIPLIWFTQEKRNELA; encoded by the coding sequence ATGAAGGTCCGCGCCCGTATCGCGCGCTACCGCAGCCTGCGCGACGACCCGTTGTGGAAACTGTTGGCCGCCGACCATGCACCGGAAGTGATCGGTCTGCTGCAGGCCTTGCTGCTGGACGGAGAGCGTCTGCTGCCGGCAGCGGTGCTGCACGAGCGGCTGCAGCGCCTGCTCGACGACATCAACGCCGAGCATCTGGCGCGCGACCTGCCGCGCACCGCGCAGGCGTATGTCGCCCACTGGCTGGCGCAGGGCTGGCTGGAGCGTCGCCTGCCCGAGGGCGCGCAGCAGGAAGAGTACGAGCTGTCCACGCAGGCCGCGCAGGCGATCCGCTTTGTCGATGGCCTGGAGCATAGTCGCGGCGCGGCGACCGAAAGCCGGCTGGCGCTGGTGATGCAACAGCTTGCCCAGCTCGCGGCATTGACCGAGACCAACCCGGATGCGCGGTTGTCGGCACTGCGCGACGAGCGCGATCGCATCGATGCGGAAATCGCGCGGGTCTCAGCCGGCAAGGTCGCCTCGCTGGACGGCAAGCGCGCGCTCGAGCGCACCCGACAGGTGATCGCGCTGGCCGACGAATTGACCGAAGACTTCCGCCGCGTGCGCGACGACTTCGAACAACTCAACCGGCAATTTCGCGAACGCATCATCGATGACGAAGGCGAGCGCGGCGAGGTCCTGACCCGGCTGTTCGAAGGCGTGGATGTCATCGGCGACAGCGAAGCCGGGCGCAGCTTTCAGGCGTTCTGGGCGCTGCTCAACGATGCCGAACAAAGCGCGCAACTGGACGCCGCGCTGGAGACGGTGCTGGCGCGCGCGTTCGCACGCAAGCTCGATCGCCGTGAACGCAGCTTCCTGCGCGGGCTCACCGGCACCATGCTCGAACGTGGTGGCCAGGTGCACGATGTGATGCAGCATTTCGCGCGCAGCCTGCGCGGTTTCGTGCAAAGCCGTGGCTATCTGGAACAGCGCCGGCTCAACCGCTTGCTCAAACAGGCGCAGGCCGAAGCACTGACCCTGCGCGAACATATCCCGGCCCAGCGCTTGATCGGCCGCAGTTTGATGTTGACCACCAGCCGGCTGCGTTCGCTGGCGCAATGGCGCCTGCACGACCCGCGCCAGCAACAGGTTGATGGCAGCGTCCAGCGCAACGAGGCGGCCGCCATCTCGCTGGACAGCGTGGGCGATCTGGTCGCGCAATCGGAGATCGATTTCCGCAGCCTGCGGCGTGATCTGTTCGAGTTGCTGGCCACCCAGCCGCAGCTGTCCATCGCCCAGGCGCTGACGCAACGCCAGGCCACCCAGGGCCTGGGCAGTGTCATCGGCTATCTATCGCTGGGCACGCGTCACGGCGTTGTCAGTGGCGACCAATTCGAAGTGGCGCAATGGCGCGGCAGCGACGGCCAGTTGCGTCGCGCGCGCATTCCGCTGATCTGGTTCACCCAGGAGAAACGCAATGAACTGGCATGA
- a CDS encoding Wadjet anti-phage system protein JetD domain-containing protein yields MARADCMLLPAAALQALRGQWQRQRGDWLIGASAPRPIALQPPTQAQASARFDAFGDWLRSWQRVDLPGRVEYRDVLWSQLGPQRLPQTWVVETPADAAAALQEHDRWQRASARCASLQAHWPEAAGLAARLRRQFDLLADSAQADIDRLVAVVDWLHRHRDSGLFLRQLPIAGIDSKWVHTRRGIIADWLGGLRGIAEPRSFDSLSGLRRAPDRVRLRLLDPALSQQLGGLADLSVPIEQLAALRLPIERVLIVENLDTGLACEALPGTALLMARGYAVDYVRNIEWLRTLPLFYWGDIDTHGLAILHRLRTHAPQTVALLMDQATLLATPRAMWGHEPRQHRAHRLAALTPDEQLFYARLRSGHFGAAPRLEQERIAWSQAWPQIQAALRG; encoded by the coding sequence ATGGCGCGCGCCGATTGCATGCTGTTGCCAGCTGCCGCACTGCAGGCATTGCGCGGGCAATGGCAACGCCAGCGTGGCGACTGGTTGATCGGTGCATCGGCGCCCAGGCCCATCGCCCTGCAGCCACCGACCCAGGCGCAGGCCAGCGCCCGCTTCGATGCCTTCGGCGACTGGCTGCGCAGCTGGCAGCGCGTCGACTTGCCGGGGCGGGTGGAGTACCGCGATGTGCTGTGGTCGCAGCTGGGGCCGCAACGGCTGCCGCAGACCTGGGTGGTCGAGACGCCGGCCGATGCGGCGGCAGCACTGCAAGAACACGACCGTTGGCAACGCGCCAGCGCGCGCTGCGCCAGTTTGCAGGCGCATTGGCCGGAAGCTGCGGGATTGGCCGCGCGCCTGCGGCGCCAGTTCGATCTGCTTGCCGACAGCGCGCAGGCCGATATCGACCGGCTGGTCGCCGTGGTCGACTGGCTGCATCGACACCGCGACAGCGGCCTGTTCCTGCGCCAGCTTCCCATTGCCGGCATCGACAGCAAATGGGTGCACACGCGTCGCGGCATCATCGCCGACTGGCTGGGCGGGCTGCGTGGCATCGCCGAGCCGCGTAGCTTCGACAGCCTCTCCGGCCTGCGCCGCGCACCGGATCGGGTGCGCCTGCGCCTGCTGGATCCGGCGCTGAGCCAGCAACTCGGCGGCCTGGCCGATCTGAGCGTGCCGATCGAACAGCTGGCCGCGCTGCGGTTGCCGATCGAACGCGTGCTGATTGTCGAGAATCTCGACACCGGCCTGGCCTGCGAAGCGTTGCCGGGCACGGCGCTGCTAATGGCGCGCGGGTATGCCGTCGACTACGTGCGCAACATCGAGTGGCTGCGCACGCTGCCGTTGTTCTATTGGGGCGACATCGATACGCACGGGCTGGCGATCCTGCACCGACTGCGCACGCATGCGCCGCAGACCGTGGCGCTGCTGATGGACCAGGCCACGCTGCTCGCCACGCCGCGCGCCATGTGGGGCCACGAACCCCGACAACATCGCGCCCATCGGCTCGCCGCGCTGACGCCGGACGAGCAGCTGTTTTATGCGCGATTGCGCAGTGGACACTTCGGCGCCGCACCGCGGCTCGAGCAGGAGCGCATCGCCTGGAGTCAGGCATGGCCGCAGATCCAGGCGGCGTTGCGCGGCTAG
- a CDS encoding TonB-dependent siderophore receptor, which produces MTPLPAPRHLLFVSLFAAMPAAAQEASLLDAIVVSEKRALYRPEKAAGATRTQTPVERIPQSIQVVPRSVIDEQQLTRLVDVVANVSNVQPGGTQGNRSETFVIRGFEASSYAVDGILLNPAQNFTETVRDLANVAQVEVLKGPAAVLYGRGEPGGVINLVTLRPDAVFGGNASVQVAEHGLRRVQSSVTGPLSPTVSARLSAAAQQTGSFRAAQADGDRVFVSPSLAWRPNEQLRADLDLEYTRQTSPGDRGLVAIDGVVRGPAERSFGEPWSRNHGTSRTARGRIEVDANDWLTLRQILNHQDGDSGRDVADFTGFSADRAFLQRRAVRQDQLVRATTSQTEALVRFETGPLRHQVLAGAEYVDAHRQTDEARAPLARISVTNPVQGALPGTYVPARAIEVDARYAALYVQDQISIGERWDVLAGVRWDDVQQTTIDNGARTREDGRRASPRIGVVWKAAPQLSLYANTSTSFRPRSANLFAGGSAPPETGRQYEIGLKSALFDNRVLATAAAFQITKENVATSDPDNDGFVLVTGQQRVRGLEMDITGELTQNWRLILGAGYLNAQVTRDTVIPEGNRLRGVPRVSASLWSTYHVASGPLYGLTLGAGAVHVGEREGDLANSYRIAGYTRFDASAAYRFGGRYQLALMLRNIANRFYIEQPVTQTTNYPGAPRTLSATLSMDF; this is translated from the coding sequence ATGACCCCACTGCCTGCGCCTCGCCACCTGTTGTTCGTGTCCCTGTTTGCCGCCATGCCGGCCGCTGCCCAGGAGGCCAGCCTGCTCGACGCCATCGTGGTCAGCGAAAAGCGCGCCTTGTATCGGCCGGAAAAAGCCGCCGGCGCTACCCGCACGCAGACGCCGGTGGAGCGCATTCCGCAATCGATCCAGGTGGTGCCGCGCTCGGTGATCGACGAACAGCAACTCACCCGGCTGGTGGATGTGGTGGCCAATGTCTCCAACGTGCAGCCCGGCGGCACCCAGGGCAATCGCTCGGAAACCTTTGTCATTCGCGGCTTCGAGGCGTCCTCGTATGCGGTGGACGGCATCCTGCTCAACCCGGCGCAGAACTTCACCGAGACCGTGCGCGATCTGGCCAACGTCGCCCAGGTGGAAGTGCTCAAGGGCCCGGCCGCAGTGTTGTACGGACGCGGCGAGCCTGGCGGGGTGATCAATCTGGTCACGCTGCGCCCGGACGCGGTGTTCGGCGGCAATGCATCGGTGCAGGTGGCCGAACACGGTCTGCGCCGCGTGCAGTCCAGCGTCACCGGCCCGCTGAGCCCGACAGTGTCGGCACGGCTCAGCGCCGCCGCTCAGCAGACCGGTAGCTTTCGCGCTGCGCAGGCTGATGGCGATCGCGTGTTCGTCTCGCCCTCGTTGGCATGGCGGCCGAACGAACAGCTGCGGGCCGATCTGGATCTGGAATACACCCGCCAGACCAGCCCGGGCGATCGCGGTCTGGTCGCCATCGACGGCGTGGTGCGTGGCCCGGCCGAGCGCAGTTTTGGCGAGCCGTGGTCGCGCAATCACGGCACCTCGCGCACCGCACGCGGGCGCATCGAAGTCGACGCCAATGACTGGCTGACGCTGCGCCAGATCCTCAATCACCAGGACGGCGACAGCGGCCGCGACGTGGCCGACTTCACCGGTTTCAGCGCCGATCGTGCGTTTCTGCAACGCCGCGCGGTGCGTCAGGACCAGCTGGTGCGCGCTACCACCTCGCAGACCGAGGCGCTGGTGCGTTTCGAGACCGGCCCACTGCGCCATCAGGTGCTGGCCGGCGCCGAATACGTCGATGCGCATCGCCAGACAGATGAAGCGCGCGCGCCGCTGGCCCGCATCAGCGTGACCAATCCGGTGCAGGGCGCATTGCCGGGCACCTATGTGCCGGCGCGCGCCATCGAGGTCGATGCGCGTTACGCCGCGTTGTACGTGCAGGATCAGATCAGCATCGGCGAGCGCTGGGATGTGCTGGCCGGCGTGCGCTGGGACGATGTGCAACAGACCACCATCGACAACGGCGCGCGCACCCGCGAAGACGGCCGGCGCGCATCGCCACGCATCGGCGTGGTGTGGAAGGCCGCGCCGCAGCTGTCGCTGTACGCCAATACGTCCACCTCGTTTCGACCACGCAGTGCCAACCTGTTCGCCGGCGGCAGCGCACCGCCGGAAACCGGCCGCCAGTATGAGATTGGCCTGAAAAGCGCGCTATTCGACAACCGCGTGCTCGCCACCGCTGCCGCATTTCAGATCACAAAGGAAAACGTCGCCACCAGTGATCCGGACAACGATGGCTTTGTGCTGGTCACCGGCCAGCAGCGCGTGCGCGGGCTGGAAATGGACATCACCGGCGAGCTCACCCAGAACTGGCGGCTGATTCTGGGCGCCGGCTATCTGAACGCACAGGTCACCCGCGATACCGTCATTCCGGAGGGCAATCGCCTGCGCGGCGTGCCGCGCGTCAGTGCCAGTCTATGGAGCACCTACCACGTCGCCAGCGGGCCGCTGTATGGCCTGACCTTGGGCGCAGGCGCGGTGCATGTGGGCGAACGCGAAGGCGATCTCGCCAATAGCTATCGCATTGCCGGCTACACACGTTTCGATGCCTCGGCGGCATACCGCTTCGGCGGCCGTTATCAACTGGCGCTGATGCTGCGCAATATCGCCAATCGTTTCTACATCGAGCAACCGGTGACGCAGACCACCAACTACCCGGGCGCACCGCGCACCTTGTCGGCAACGTTGAGTATGGATTTCTAA
- a CDS encoding ATP-binding protein produces the protein MTSSAAPSSLFANDLPDARLQQFRMRRLQVHNWGTFSGLTEVPIAERGFLFVGRSGSGKSTLLDAMSALLTPPSIVDFNAAAREAERSGRDRNLVSYVRGAWADQQDSASGEIATQYLRKGATWTALVLEYRNGEDRVVSLVRLFWIAGNSAATADVRKHHMVAERAFDVAQDLAGFDLDLRKLKQRLHDVHHFDSFAGYAERFRHQLGIGNEMALRLLHKTQSAKNLGDLNAFLRGFMLEEPKTFDAAERLVGDFAELDGAHHAVVTARRQVETLLPARTHHAELMQLRRQRSELEELKLGIDAYREQRRLALLDARLQELDVQDRGLAGEEGQRRAALDNHTRHLDDLEAQRRAQGGERIDALEREQGQLQAERDRRAAKRAQAEQACRALEQALADSAHGFAEQVAQARAALEDGQRAAAELDEAISERIAGKHEDSKRFAEVRAEIEALTRNPSNIPAPMQSLRARMSADTGVPEAALPFVGELIQVREEASAWRGAIERVLHGFAQSLLVDERHYAEVADWVNRTQLGTRLVYYRVRHNEQALSGREPGSASLLHKLELRDHPFAGWLRRELGKRFDYDCVDSAKALRHAERAITREGQVKHPGERYEKDDRHAVGDRRRWLLGFNNRDKLALYEREGQELAQRIAACDAEVADLRARRERDGQRRLARNTLANLGWDEIDVAAALQRLSQIAQTLQQLREGDANLRALGEAIDRTRADIAQATRTYEGVRTERITLGAERTRLEKQHLECADAHARLVTPLQQQGLAERLLSLGELSLDNLQDRFRTLERGLDAQLGVSKDELTRLQQALIGCFRRYFQQWPEDSGDLSPTLEGADDFLARLQRLERDGLPQHEARFFDLLQSQSKNNLLALQRHTAEARKSIAQRLDEVNASLEQVPFNHGTLLTIELSDRRLPEVIEFHQRLRDVLGHHQTEQREVAEQQFAVLRELVRKLGSQEGEDKRWRELVLDVRLHVEFVGVELDAATRQQVEIYRSGAGKSGGQRQKLATTCLAAALRYQLGGEDGELPRYCAVVLDEAFDKADNEFTALAMNIFENFGFQMVVATPLKSVMTLEPFIGGACFVEISGRHDSGVLLIEYDEQSRRLKLPERTRSAAANITAVAEQE, from the coding sequence ATGACCTCCTCTGCCGCGCCCTCCAGCCTGTTCGCCAACGATCTGCCCGACGCGCGCCTGCAGCAGTTCCGTATGCGCCGCCTGCAGGTGCACAACTGGGGCACGTTCTCCGGGTTGACCGAAGTGCCGATCGCCGAACGCGGTTTTTTGTTCGTCGGCCGCTCCGGCTCGGGCAAATCGACGCTGCTCGATGCGATGTCGGCACTGCTCACTCCGCCCAGCATCGTCGACTTCAACGCCGCCGCGCGCGAGGCCGAACGCAGTGGCCGCGACCGCAACCTGGTGTCGTACGTGCGCGGCGCCTGGGCCGACCAGCAGGACAGCGCCTCCGGCGAAATTGCCACGCAATACCTGCGCAAGGGCGCTACCTGGACCGCGCTGGTGCTGGAATACCGCAACGGCGAGGACCGCGTGGTCAGCCTGGTACGGCTGTTCTGGATTGCCGGCAACAGCGCGGCCACCGCTGACGTACGCAAGCACCACATGGTGGCCGAGCGCGCCTTCGATGTGGCGCAGGACCTGGCGGGCTTCGATCTGGATCTGCGCAAGCTCAAGCAGCGCCTGCACGATGTGCATCACTTCGACAGCTTTGCCGGCTACGCCGAGCGTTTTCGCCACCAGTTGGGCATCGGCAACGAGATGGCGTTGCGCCTGCTGCACAAGACCCAATCGGCCAAGAACCTGGGCGATCTCAATGCCTTCCTGCGCGGCTTCATGCTGGAAGAACCCAAGACCTTCGATGCGGCCGAGCGCCTGGTCGGCGACTTCGCTGAACTCGACGGCGCCCACCATGCCGTGGTGACGGCGCGGCGCCAGGTGGAGACCCTGCTGCCTGCGCGCACGCACCACGCCGAGCTGATGCAACTGCGCCGCCAGCGCAGCGAGCTGGAAGAACTCAAGCTCGGCATCGACGCCTACCGCGAGCAGCGCCGGCTCGCCTTGCTGGACGCGCGCCTGCAGGAATTGGACGTGCAAGACCGCGGCCTGGCCGGCGAAGAAGGCCAGCGCCGCGCCGCATTGGACAACCACACCCGCCATCTGGACGATCTGGAAGCGCAGCGGCGCGCGCAAGGTGGCGAACGCATCGATGCGCTGGAGCGCGAACAGGGCCAGCTGCAGGCCGAGCGCGACCGCCGCGCGGCCAAGCGGGCCCAGGCCGAACAGGCCTGCCGTGCACTGGAGCAGGCCCTGGCCGACAGCGCGCATGGCTTTGCCGAACAGGTCGCGCAGGCGCGCGCCGCGCTGGAAGATGGCCAGCGTGCCGCCGCCGAGCTCGATGAAGCGATCAGCGAGCGCATCGCCGGCAAGCACGAGGACAGCAAACGCTTTGCCGAGGTGCGCGCCGAAATCGAGGCGTTGACGCGCAACCCTTCCAATATTCCTGCGCCGATGCAGAGCCTGCGCGCGCGCATGAGCGCCGACACCGGCGTGCCGGAGGCGGCGCTGCCGTTCGTGGGCGAACTGATCCAGGTGCGCGAGGAAGCATCCGCCTGGCGCGGCGCCATCGAGCGCGTGCTGCACGGCTTTGCGCAATCGTTGCTGGTGGACGAGCGGCACTACGCCGAGGTCGCCGACTGGGTCAACCGCACCCAGCTCGGCACACGCCTGGTCTATTACCGCGTGCGTCACAACGAGCAGGCACTGAGCGGCCGCGAACCCGGCAGTGCCTCGCTGCTGCACAAGCTGGAGCTGCGCGATCACCCGTTTGCCGGCTGGCTGCGGCGCGAGCTGGGCAAGCGCTTCGATTACGACTGCGTGGACTCAGCCAAGGCCCTGCGCCATGCCGAACGCGCGATCACCCGCGAAGGCCAGGTCAAGCATCCGGGCGAGCGTTACGAAAAGGACGACCGCCACGCGGTGGGCGACCGCCGCCGCTGGCTGCTGGGCTTCAACAACCGCGACAAGCTGGCCTTGTACGAGCGCGAAGGCCAGGAGCTGGCACAACGCATCGCCGCCTGCGACGCCGAGGTCGCCGACCTGCGCGCGCGCCGCGAACGCGATGGGCAGCGGCGCCTTGCCCGCAACACGCTGGCCAACCTGGGCTGGGACGAAATCGATGTGGCCGCCGCGCTGCAGCGCCTGAGCCAGATCGCCCAGACCCTGCAACAGCTGCGCGAAGGCGACGCCAACCTGCGCGCGCTGGGCGAGGCGATCGACCGCACGCGTGCCGACATCGCCCAGGCCACGCGCACCTATGAGGGCGTGCGCACCGAGCGGATCACGCTGGGCGCCGAACGTACCCGTCTGGAAAAACAGCATCTGGAATGCGCCGATGCGCATGCGCGCCTGGTCACGCCGTTGCAGCAGCAGGGCCTGGCCGAGCGCTTGCTCAGCCTGGGCGAGTTGAGCCTGGATAACCTGCAGGACCGCTTCCGCACGCTAGAGCGTGGCCTGGACGCGCAGCTTGGCGTCAGCAAGGACGAACTGACCCGCCTGCAGCAGGCCTTGATCGGATGTTTCCGCCGCTACTTCCAGCAATGGCCGGAAGACAGCGGCGATCTGAGTCCGACGTTGGAAGGCGCCGACGATTTTCTCGCCCGCCTGCAGCGGTTGGAACGCGATGGCCTGCCGCAGCACGAGGCGCGCTTTTTCGATCTGCTGCAAAGCCAAAGCAAGAACAACCTGCTCGCCTTGCAACGCCACACTGCCGAAGCGCGCAAGTCCATCGCCCAGCGTCTGGATGAGGTCAATGCCAGCCTGGAACAGGTGCCGTTCAATCACGGCACCTTGCTGACCATCGAATTGAGCGACCGTCGCCTGCCGGAAGTGATCGAGTTCCATCAACGCCTGCGCGATGTGCTCGGCCATCACCAGACCGAACAGCGCGAGGTGGCCGAACAACAATTTGCAGTGCTGCGCGAACTGGTACGCAAGCTGGGCTCGCAAGAGGGCGAGGACAAGCGCTGGCGCGAGCTGGTGCTGGACGTGCGCCTGCATGTGGAATTTGTCGGCGTCGAACTGGACGCCGCCACGCGTCAGCAAGTGGAGATTTACCGCAGCGGCGCCGGCAAATCCGGCGGTCAGCGTCAGAAACTGGCAACCACGTGTCTGGCCGCCGCATTGCGCTATCAGCTCGGCGGCGAAGACGGCGAACTGCCGCGCTATTGCGCGGTGGTGCTGGACGAAGCCTTCGACAAGGCCGACAACGAATTCACTGCGCTGGCGATGAACATCTTCGAAAACTTCGGCTTCCAGATGGTGGTGGCCACGCCGTTGAAATCGGTGATGACGCTGGAGCCGTTCATCGGTGGCGCGTGCTTTGTCGAGATCAGCGGGCGGCACGATTCAGGCGTGTTGCTGATTGAATACGACGAGCAGTCGCGCCGGCTCAAGCTGCCCGAACGCACCCGCAGCGCGGCGGCCAACATCACTGCGGTGGCCGAGCAGGAGTGA
- a CDS encoding sulfite exporter TauE/SafE family protein yields MLELIPTELPWLLCIAFIAGLVDAAVGGGGLIQLPGLFATLPQQAPSLILGTNKFSAMFGTGASAWRYARNVRFPWRPVLYATAAAFTFSFLGATAVSLLPKQAVRPLILVLLIAMLIYTLIKKDFGALHRPREIGRRELITALAMGAAIGFYDGFFGPGTGSFLIFLFIRFFGLDFLRASAAAKVVNLATNLAALSFFLPSGQVMLAIGIPMAVANVAGAVAGTRMALRGGTPLIRKLFLVLVIVLIGKMGWDLLR; encoded by the coding sequence TTGCTGGAACTGATCCCCACCGAGTTGCCGTGGCTGCTGTGCATTGCCTTCATTGCCGGGTTGGTGGATGCGGCGGTTGGTGGGGGTGGGTTGATCCAGTTACCTGGGTTGTTTGCGACCTTGCCGCAGCAGGCGCCGTCGCTGATTCTGGGCACCAACAAGTTCAGCGCGATGTTCGGCACCGGGGCGTCGGCGTGGCGGTATGCGCGCAATGTGCGCTTTCCGTGGCGGCCGGTGCTGTATGCCACTGCGGCGGCGTTTACGTTTTCGTTTCTGGGCGCGACGGCGGTCAGCCTGCTGCCCAAGCAGGCGGTGCGGCCGCTGATTCTGGTGCTGCTGATCGCGATGTTGATCTACACGCTGATCAAGAAGGATTTCGGTGCGCTGCATCGTCCGCGCGAGATCGGTCGACGCGAGTTGATCACTGCGTTGGCAATGGGCGCGGCAATCGGGTTTTACGATGGGTTCTTCGGTCCTGGCACCGGCAGTTTTCTGATCTTCTTGTTCATCCGCTTTTTCGGGCTGGATTTTCTGCGCGCCTCGGCCGCAGCCAAGGTGGTGAACCTGGCCACTAACCTGGCAGCGCTGTCGTTCTTCCTGCCCAGCGGGCAGGTGATGCTGGCGATCGGCATTCCGATGGCGGTGGCCAACGTGGCCGGTGCAGTGGCCGGTACACGAATGGCGTTGCGCGGTGGCACGCCGCTGATCCGCAAGTTGTTCCTGGTGCTGGTGATCGTGCTGATCGGCAAGATGGGCTGGGATCTGCTGCGTTGA
- a CDS encoding DUF4194 domain-containing protein: MNWHEHDPDAESELAHDAAEGQTPAVASTGLFAGDTGQLPVEARRALCQLLSGPSVDAQRHSRLWPALLRSEAGIRSALAEVFLELVLDREAGIAFTRQAETGELEAPVLLRSSPLTFIDSVLLLHLRQQLAEADARGVRAVVEEAALGEALAVYEKNLSTDRAGFLRRVATAVQKMKDNHVLTRLRGEDARYEISPALKLLFSAEDVAALGQVYRQLRDGPAGGEDEADPAHA, translated from the coding sequence ATGAACTGGCATGAGCACGATCCCGATGCCGAGTCCGAACTCGCCCACGACGCTGCCGAGGGTCAGACGCCTGCCGTCGCCAGCACCGGCCTGTTCGCCGGCGACACCGGGCAACTACCGGTGGAGGCGCGTCGCGCGCTGTGTCAGTTGCTCAGTGGCCCCAGCGTGGACGCGCAGCGGCATAGCCGCCTGTGGCCGGCCCTGCTGCGCAGTGAAGCCGGCATTCGCAGCGCCTTGGCCGAAGTGTTTCTGGAGCTGGTGCTCGATCGCGAGGCCGGCATCGCCTTCACCCGCCAGGCCGAGACTGGCGAGCTGGAAGCGCCGGTACTGCTGCGCTCTTCGCCGCTGACCTTCATCGACTCGGTATTGCTGCTGCACCTGCGCCAGCAATTGGCCGAAGCCGATGCGCGTGGTGTCCGTGCAGTGGTGGAAGAAGCGGCCTTGGGCGAGGCGCTGGCCGTCTACGAAAAAAACCTGTCCACCGACCGTGCCGGCTTTCTGCGCCGGGTGGCCACGGCGGTGCAGAAGATGAAGGACAACCATGTCCTGACCCGTCTGCGCGGCGAAGACGCACGCTATGAAATCTCCCCAGCGCTCAAACTGCTGTTCTCGGCCGAAGATGTCGCCGCCCTGGGGCAGGTCTATCGCCAGTTGCGCGACGGCCCGGCCGGCGGCGAGGACGAGGCCGACCCCGCGCACGCCTAG
- a CDS encoding YchJ family protein, translating into MPTSTPTDPCPCGRAATYAQCCGHYHAGAAAPDAETLMRARYSAYVRRDVAYLLASWHPSTRPPELSLDEGGRTTWLGLSVQRAIETGTDTADVEFLARYRIGGGSAVRMTEHSRFVREDGHWYYLDAR; encoded by the coding sequence ATGCCGACCTCCACCCCCACCGATCCCTGTCCCTGTGGCCGCGCCGCCACCTACGCGCAGTGCTGCGGGCACTACCACGCCGGTGCCGCCGCGCCCGATGCCGAAACCCTTATGCGTGCGCGCTACAGCGCCTACGTGCGCCGCGATGTGGCCTACCTGCTCGCTAGCTGGCATCCGTCCACGCGCCCACCCGAGCTGTCGCTGGACGAAGGCGGCCGCACCACCTGGCTCGGCCTGAGCGTGCAACGCGCCATCGAGACCGGCACCGACACCGCCGACGTGGAGTTTCTGGCCCGTTATCGCATTGGCGGCGGCAGCGCGGTGCGCATGACCGAACACAGCCGCTTCGTGCGCGAGGACGGTCACTGGTATTACCTCGACGCGCGCTGA